From the Gemmatimonadales bacterium genome, one window contains:
- a CDS encoding beta-L-arabinofuranosidase domain-containing protein, whose protein sequence is MHPPLARPAFRTLPLGAVRPRGWLLAQLRRDLADGFAARLDRLTPHAAHDLFRDRIPSSSEPRAWWDAETRGNWLWGYVMMAHLADAPEHQARVAELMRGLLATQDADGYIGIYAPDQRYRHADGENGELWAQSRALLSLIAWHDATGEPRALEAVRRAADLTLRHCTAERPCFRRGERVARDALTGLTHGLCYLDALERLHDDTGAAAYAEAGVRLYEEFSRMPRPFPNDDLALPSLADPKRDYAGHAVHTAEHLRALLWAHAAAPERVSAAAVETALLRLDRHRLPSGALPGDEAIHGLPLPESAYEFCTTAELALSLASAVQKLGRAGAGDRLETLAFNAAQGARLPDGRAIAYLSADTRLFATAARPDSYSAGAPSGRYKYSPTHDDVACCCNPNAVRFLPQLVSRMWMRLASDQGFAAIAYGPCELRASVGDVPVTITEDTGYPFSDAIELTVTPARPVEFTLVLRRPGWPGTMDVALAGAEAVATDGWWRIRKTWAAGERVRVGFGWAVRSEPYANGEVAVLRGPLQYAMPLDHRLEVVRRYDIEGMCDYDVVPEDIAQGYRIPVLDSKAPDLGLTLEARAAGDGDHPWDVPRFLLHGGATTLVPLGCTVLRRAAFPLR, encoded by the coding sequence ATGCACCCGCCGCTCGCGCGGCCCGCCTTTCGCACCCTGCCCCTGGGAGCGGTGCGGCCGCGCGGCTGGCTGCTGGCCCAGCTGCGGCGCGACCTCGCGGACGGCTTCGCCGCGCGCCTGGACCGGCTCACCCCGCATGCCGCGCACGACCTGTTCCGGGACCGCATCCCTTCCTCCAGCGAGCCGCGGGCGTGGTGGGACGCCGAGACCCGCGGCAACTGGCTGTGGGGCTACGTGATGATGGCCCACCTGGCCGACGCGCCGGAGCACCAGGCGCGGGTCGCGGAGCTGATGCGCGGGCTGCTCGCCACCCAGGACGCCGACGGGTACATCGGGATCTACGCCCCGGACCAGCGCTATCGGCATGCCGACGGCGAAAACGGCGAGCTGTGGGCACAGAGCCGCGCCCTGCTGTCGCTGATCGCGTGGCACGACGCGACCGGGGAGCCCCGCGCGCTCGAGGCGGTCCGCCGCGCCGCGGACCTCACGCTGCGCCACTGCACCGCGGAGCGGCCCTGCTTCCGCCGCGGCGAGCGCGTCGCCCGCGACGCCCTGACCGGCCTCACCCACGGCCTCTGCTACCTCGACGCGCTGGAGCGGCTGCACGACGACACGGGCGCGGCGGCGTACGCCGAGGCCGGCGTGCGGCTCTACGAGGAGTTCTCGCGGATGCCGCGGCCGTTCCCCAACGACGACCTCGCCCTGCCGAGCCTCGCGGACCCCAAGCGCGACTACGCCGGACACGCCGTCCACACGGCCGAGCACCTCCGCGCCCTGCTGTGGGCGCACGCCGCCGCGCCGGAGCGCGTGAGCGCGGCGGCGGTCGAGACCGCGTTGCTTCGACTCGACCGGCACCGGCTGCCGAGCGGCGCGCTGCCGGGCGACGAGGCGATCCACGGCCTGCCGCTCCCCGAATCGGCCTACGAGTTCTGCACCACGGCCGAGCTGGCGCTCAGCCTGGCCAGCGCGGTGCAGAAGCTCGGGCGCGCCGGCGCGGGCGACCGCCTGGAGACGCTCGCTTTCAACGCCGCGCAGGGCGCGCGGCTCCCCGACGGGCGCGCCATCGCCTACCTCTCGGCCGACACGCGCCTGTTCGCGACCGCGGCCCGGCCCGACAGCTACTCCGCCGGCGCCCCGAGCGGTCGCTACAAGTACTCGCCCACGCACGACGACGTCGCCTGCTGCTGCAACCCGAACGCCGTGCGCTTCCTGCCCCAGCTCGTGAGCCGGATGTGGATGCGGCTGGCGTCGGACCAGGGCTTCGCGGCGATCGCCTACGGCCCCTGCGAGCTGCGCGCGTCGGTGGGCGACGTCCCCGTCACGATCACCGAGGACACCGGCTATCCGTTTTCGGACGCCATCGAGCTCACGGTCACGCCGGCGCGTCCCGTCGAATTCACGCTGGTCCTCCGCCGGCCCGGCTGGCCGGGAACGATGGACGTGGCTCTCGCCGGCGCCGAGGCCGTCGCGACCGACGGCTGGTGGCGCATCAGGAAGACGTGGGCGGCCGGCGAGCGGGTGCGAGTCGGGTTCGGCTGGGCCGTGCGGAGCGAGCCGTACGCCAACGGCGAGGTGGCCGTGTTGCGCGGACCGCTCCAGTACGCGATGCCGCTCGACCACCGGCTCGAGGTCGTCAGGCGCTACGACATCGAGGGGATGTGCGACTACGACGTGGTTCCCGAGGACATCGCGCAGGGATACCGCATTCCCGTGCTCGACTCGAAGGCGCCGGACCTCGGGCTCACCCTCGAGGCGCGAGCGGCCGGGGACGGCGACCATCCCTGGGACGTGCCGCGCTTCCTGCTGCACGGCGGTGCGACGACCCTCGTCCCACTCGGCTGCACCGTGCTGCGCCGGGCGGCGTTCCCGCTCCGCTGA
- a CDS encoding alpha-amylase family glycosyl hydrolase, with protein MDARGNVTRKRLLAIGLLGLAAAGAPIAAQAQAGASRARIAEDEVVYQIFVRSFRDGNGDRIGDLRGIQESLGYLHDLGITSLLLTPINPSPAYHNYFASNFWGVDSTFGDMAAFHSLVEAVHARGMKIYLDREDQYATGDNPWFKESLGHPDSRYSHYVLYKDSTNAVPEPIIFGLTALPSWDGTMIPVATVNLLEPGVQHDLDSLYVSLVDPGHDRRFADGVDGFRLDHMMDDLDGSPKLPHLFADFWAPLFARVRAVNPRVRLIAEQSDWGYGEDWLTRGGADMVFAFGLQRAIASFNRDSLAQVILATLAHTPRGKGQLVFIENHDMDRFASRVDGDLRREKVGAALDVLLEGTPLIYYGQEIGMKGKQSHAALNDGNDIPDREAMRWTRRLEDPGSAIWYKGPGPWWTERYNRDSDGVSVEEETHDPASLLSFYRRLLAVRRSRPEIVAGDERVVATDRPSVLAVVRSTPAAASLILVNLADSAVTASVARDVLPATLAASRLTDLLTGAAEPAPAGARRVRLPAFGVKLLARRPHH; from the coding sequence ATGGACGCTCGCGGAAACGTCACGCGGAAGAGGCTGCTGGCGATCGGACTGCTCGGCCTCGCGGCCGCCGGCGCCCCGATCGCGGCCCAGGCGCAGGCAGGCGCGAGCCGGGCCCGGATCGCGGAAGACGAGGTCGTCTACCAGATCTTCGTGCGCAGCTTCCGCGACGGCAACGGCGACCGGATCGGTGACCTGCGCGGCATCCAGGAGTCGCTCGGCTACCTGCACGACCTCGGCATCACCTCGCTGCTGCTGACGCCGATCAACCCTTCGCCCGCCTATCACAACTACTTCGCTTCGAACTTCTGGGGCGTGGACTCCACGTTCGGCGACATGGCCGCGTTCCACAGCCTCGTGGAAGCGGTGCACGCGCGGGGCATGAAGATCTATCTGGACCGGGAGGACCAGTACGCGACCGGGGACAATCCGTGGTTCAAGGAGTCGCTGGGCCATCCGGACTCCCGGTACAGCCACTATGTCCTCTACAAGGACTCGACCAACGCCGTCCCCGAGCCCATCATCTTCGGCCTCACGGCGCTGCCCTCGTGGGACGGCACCATGATCCCCGTGGCCACCGTGAACCTGCTCGAGCCCGGCGTGCAGCACGATCTCGACAGCCTGTACGTGTCGCTGGTGGACCCCGGCCACGACCGGCGGTTCGCCGACGGGGTGGACGGCTTCCGCCTCGACCACATGATGGACGACCTGGACGGCAGCCCGAAGCTCCCCCACCTGTTCGCCGACTTCTGGGCGCCGCTCTTCGCCAGGGTGCGCGCCGTCAATCCGCGCGTCCGGCTCATCGCCGAGCAGTCGGACTGGGGCTACGGCGAGGACTGGCTGACGCGCGGCGGGGCCGACATGGTCTTCGCGTTCGGGCTCCAGCGCGCGATCGCGTCGTTCAACCGCGATTCGCTGGCCCAGGTGATCCTGGCGACGCTGGCGCACACGCCCCGCGGCAAGGGCCAGCTCGTGTTCATCGAGAATCACGACATGGACCGCTTCGCCTCCCGCGTGGACGGCGACCTGCGGCGGGAGAAGGTGGGCGCCGCGCTCGACGTGCTCCTCGAGGGCACGCCGCTGATCTACTACGGGCAGGAAATCGGGATGAAGGGGAAGCAGTCCCACGCGGCGTTGAACGACGGCAACGACATCCCGGACCGCGAGGCGATGCGCTGGACCCGCCGGCTGGAGGACCCGGGCTCGGCCATCTGGTACAAGGGCCCGGGCCCGTGGTGGACGGAGCGCTACAACCGGGACAGCGACGGTGTCTCGGTCGAGGAGGAAACGCACGACCCCGCGTCGCTCCTGTCGTTCTACCGGCGGCTGCTGGCGGTCCGGCGGAGCCGGCCGGAGATCGTCGCCGGCGACGAGCGCGTGGTCGCGACCGACCGGCCGAGCGTGCTCGCGGTGGTGCGCAGCACGCCGGCGGCGGCCAGCCTGATCCTGGTGAACCTGGCGGACTCGGCGGTGACGGCCAGCGTGGCGCGGGACGTCCTGCCCGCCACGCTCGCCGCGAGCCGGCTCACCGACCTGCTCACCGGAGCGGCCGAGCCGGCGCCGGCCGGCGCGCGGCGGGTCCGGCTTCCCGCGTTCGGGGTCAAGCTCCTGGCGCGCCGGCCTCACCATTGA
- a CDS encoding UPF0182 family protein, whose translation MSPSTRRIRLWLILLAAVVLALIVVPSLAGLLTDWWWFREVGFQVVFTRSVLARGDLFLAGFAVTALILHLNLRVAQRGIVLNPVVMRVGPSTPQLDVSRSVRRASPWIVVVLAFFAGLAATSLWDVALAAMNRTPFGVTDPVFGRDVGFYVFTLPALAAVLAYLFALLFLALLLLLVVYALRGAFTVRGRAAHVERRAGIHLAAVLAALFLVAAAQLWLVDASNLLYSTTGPLVGASYTDLHASLPALRLCAVAAVAAAAAVLVGGLRERLLRHALFAIGGYAAIAVLGRGLVPLVMQKFVVAPTELTRETPYLRAHIAATRAAWGLDGVEVRDLGSETPLTLATLRANTPTIENVRLWERDPLLQTFGQLQEIRTYYDFVSVDDDRYWIDGKYRQILLSPRELNPASLPTRTFINEHLTFTHGMGLTLGPVNQSTAEGLPVLFVKDLPPTSSVSLNVTRPQIYYGELDDDYAFVGTRQREFDYPSGDADVYAAYTGTGGVRVGNVWRKLLLAVRFGSSNVLFSQDITSDSRALYNREILGRAQKALPFLTFDPDPYLVITPAGRLEWILDGYTSTDRYPYAQRLVDGTSYMRNSVKVVIDAYDGSLKAFVSAPADPLVRTWARVFPGILAPLDSFPADLKPHLRYPDQIYRIQTGLYATYHMDAPVDFYHREDQWQIPIVNRSTGGAVPFMRHIIMKLPGEAQEEYVYMVPFTPRGKDNLAAWMVARNDGAEYGKLRVYRLSRQTLVFGPTQIENRINQNTEISQQVSLWDQHGSQVIWGDLLVIPIGTSLLYVQPLYLRAAGGKIPELKRVVVAYQNEVAMAETLDGALSELFGGSAGPRAEAVPAAAATSAGDTQQALVAEARQHYADAMAAQRAGDWARYGEEIKALGGVLERLGAARGR comes from the coding sequence GTGAGCCCGTCCACGCGCCGCATCCGGCTGTGGCTGATCCTGCTGGCCGCCGTCGTTCTCGCGCTGATCGTCGTGCCGTCGCTCGCGGGCCTCCTCACCGACTGGTGGTGGTTCCGGGAGGTCGGCTTCCAGGTCGTCTTCACCCGCTCGGTGCTCGCGCGGGGCGACCTGTTCCTGGCCGGGTTCGCCGTCACGGCGCTGATCCTGCACCTGAACCTGCGGGTCGCGCAGCGCGGCATCGTCCTCAACCCGGTGGTGATGCGGGTGGGGCCCTCGACGCCGCAACTCGACGTGTCGCGCTCGGTGCGGCGGGCGAGCCCGTGGATCGTGGTGGTGCTGGCGTTCTTCGCCGGCCTCGCGGCCACGTCGCTGTGGGACGTGGCGCTGGCGGCGATGAACCGCACGCCGTTCGGCGTGACGGACCCGGTGTTCGGGCGCGACGTCGGCTTCTACGTCTTCACTCTGCCGGCTCTCGCGGCGGTGCTCGCGTACCTGTTCGCGCTCCTGTTCCTCGCCTTGCTGCTGCTCCTGGTGGTGTACGCCCTGCGCGGCGCCTTCACCGTCCGCGGCCGCGCCGCGCACGTCGAGCGGCGCGCGGGCATCCACCTGGCCGCCGTGCTCGCGGCGCTGTTCCTCGTCGCCGCCGCGCAGCTGTGGCTGGTGGACGCCTCGAACCTGCTGTACTCGACCACCGGCCCGCTGGTCGGCGCCAGCTACACGGACCTCCACGCCAGCCTGCCGGCGCTGCGGCTGTGCGCCGTCGCGGCGGTGGCGGCCGCCGCCGCGGTGCTCGTCGGCGGGCTGCGCGAGCGGCTGCTCCGCCACGCGCTGTTCGCCATCGGCGGCTACGCGGCCATCGCCGTGCTCGGGCGCGGCCTGGTCCCCCTGGTGATGCAGAAGTTCGTGGTGGCGCCCACCGAGCTGACGCGGGAGACGCCGTACCTGCGCGCCCACATCGCCGCCACCCGGGCGGCCTGGGGCCTCGACGGCGTCGAGGTCCGGGACCTCGGCAGCGAGACGCCGCTCACGCTGGCCACCCTCAGGGCCAACACGCCCACCATCGAGAACGTGCGGCTGTGGGAGCGCGACCCCCTGCTGCAGACCTTCGGCCAGCTGCAGGAGATCCGGACCTACTACGACTTCGTCTCGGTGGACGACGACCGCTACTGGATTGACGGGAAGTACCGCCAGATCCTGCTCTCGCCGCGCGAGCTGAACCCGGCCTCGCTGCCCACGCGCACGTTCATCAACGAGCACCTCACCTTCACCCACGGGATGGGCCTCACGCTCGGCCCCGTGAACCAGTCCACCGCCGAGGGACTGCCGGTGCTGTTCGTGAAGGACCTGCCGCCCACCTCGAGCGTCTCGCTGAACGTCACCCGCCCGCAGATCTACTACGGCGAGCTGGACGACGACTACGCCTTCGTGGGCACCCGTCAGCGGGAGTTCGACTACCCGTCGGGCGACGCGGACGTCTACGCCGCCTACACCGGCACGGGCGGCGTGCGGGTCGGCAACGTCTGGCGCAAGCTCCTGCTGGCGGTGCGGTTCGGCTCGTCGAACGTGCTCTTCTCGCAGGACATCACCAGCGACAGCCGGGCGCTCTACAACCGCGAGATCCTGGGCCGGGCGCAGAAGGCCCTGCCGTTCCTGACGTTCGATCCGGATCCGTACCTCGTGATCACGCCGGCGGGCCGGCTCGAGTGGATCCTCGACGGCTACACCTCGACCGACCGCTACCCGTACGCCCAGCGGCTCGTCGACGGCACCAGCTACATGCGCAACAGCGTCAAGGTCGTGATCGACGCGTACGACGGCTCGCTCAAGGCGTTCGTCAGCGCCCCGGCCGATCCGCTGGTCCGCACCTGGGCACGCGTGTTCCCCGGCATCCTCGCGCCCCTGGACAGCTTCCCGGCCGACCTCAAGCCGCACCTCCGGTACCCGGACCAGATCTACCGCATCCAGACCGGGCTCTACGCCACCTACCACATGGACGCGCCGGTGGACTTCTACCACCGCGAGGACCAGTGGCAGATCCCGATCGTGAACCGGTCCACCGGCGGAGCGGTGCCCTTCATGCGCCACATCATCATGAAGCTGCCGGGCGAGGCGCAGGAGGAGTACGTGTACATGGTGCCGTTCACGCCGCGCGGGAAGGACAACCTCGCGGCGTGGATGGTGGCGCGGAACGACGGCGCGGAATACGGGAAGCTGCGGGTCTACCGCCTGTCGCGGCAGACGCTGGTCTTCGGCCCGACGCAGATCGAGAACCGCATCAACCAGAACACCGAGATCTCGCAGCAGGTCTCGCTGTGGGACCAGCACGGCTCCCAGGTCATCTGGGGCGACCTGCTGGTGATCCCGATCGGGACGTCGCTGCTGTACGTGCAGCCCCTGTACCTGCGCGCCGCGGGCGGGAAGATCCCCGAGCTCAAGCGCGTGGTCGTGGCCTACCAGAACGAGGTGGCGATGGCGGAGACGCTGGACGGCGCGCTGAGCGAGCTGTTCGGCGGGTCGGCGGGACCGCGCGCCGAAGCCGTGCCGGCCGCGGCGGCGACCTCCGCGGGCGACACCCAGCAGGCGCTGGTCGCCGAGGCGCGGCAGCACTACGCCGACGCGATGGCGGCGCAGCGCGCCGGCGACTGGGCCCGCTACGGCGAGGAGATCAAGGCGCTGGGCGGCGTGCTCGAGCGCCTCGGCGCCGCGCGGGGACGCTAG
- a CDS encoding glycosyl hydrolase 53 family protein — protein MRSHRLDTTAAPTRHRPLRASAFTAAALLLGTAAAACTAAGRPAPRATPFALGADVSFLDSPMRGHPPRTYQENGRAGDELTILQHHGWNAFRLRVFVSPVRQAPDNSLENTIPLARRIKAAGAVFLLDLHYSDTWADPQHQEIPVAWRGLSFDSLEQQVERYSRDVITALKDAGAMPDWVQVGNEITRGTLWPLGQVEEPGDTAYLPPPPYDSTLQWDHLTRILKAGIRGVQEGAGDTPPRIAIHIDRGGDWPKTKWFFDHLEAAHVDYDIIAESFYPEWGHGTLEELVTNMDSCAARYHKDFLVAETGYGNSHVVNNPDMMWPLTPQGRVQFMADLINTMKQAPRGIGAMYWAPEFGAWNEDGTPGPVVFVLDSLPALRARPASHAPAEVHP, from the coding sequence ATGCGTTCCCACCGACTCGACACCACGGCAGCGCCGACGCGGCACCGGCCGCTGCGCGCCTCCGCGTTCACCGCCGCGGCCCTGCTCCTCGGAACGGCCGCCGCCGCGTGCACGGCCGCCGGGCGACCGGCGCCGCGGGCCACGCCGTTCGCCCTCGGCGCCGACGTCTCGTTCCTCGACTCGCCGATGCGAGGCCACCCGCCGCGCACTTACCAGGAGAACGGCCGGGCGGGCGACGAGCTGACCATCCTGCAGCACCACGGCTGGAACGCGTTCCGGCTGCGCGTGTTCGTCTCGCCGGTGCGCCAGGCGCCGGACAACTCGCTCGAGAACACCATCCCGCTGGCGCGGCGCATCAAGGCGGCCGGGGCGGTCTTCCTGCTGGACCTCCACTACTCGGACACCTGGGCCGACCCGCAGCACCAGGAGATTCCCGTCGCGTGGCGGGGCCTGAGCTTCGACTCGCTGGAGCAGCAGGTCGAGCGCTACAGCCGGGACGTCATCACGGCGCTCAAGGACGCGGGCGCGATGCCCGACTGGGTGCAGGTCGGCAACGAGATCACCCGCGGCACGCTGTGGCCGCTCGGCCAGGTGGAGGAGCCGGGCGACACCGCGTACCTGCCGCCGCCGCCCTACGACTCGACGCTGCAGTGGGACCACCTGACGCGCATCCTCAAGGCGGGCATCCGCGGCGTGCAGGAAGGCGCCGGCGACACGCCGCCCCGGATCGCGATCCACATCGACCGCGGCGGCGACTGGCCGAAGACCAAGTGGTTCTTCGACCACCTCGAGGCCGCGCACGTGGACTACGACATCATCGCCGAGAGCTTCTACCCGGAGTGGGGCCATGGCACACTCGAGGAGCTGGTGACCAACATGGACAGCTGCGCTGCGCGCTACCACAAGGACTTCCTGGTCGCCGAAACGGGCTACGGCAACTCCCACGTGGTGAACAACCCGGACATGATGTGGCCCCTGACACCCCAGGGACGCGTCCAGTTCATGGCGGACCTGATCAACACGATGAAGCAGGCGCCGCGCGGCATCGGCGCGATGTACTGGGCGCCCGAGTTCGGGGCGTGGAACGAGGACGGCACCCCGGGGCCCGTGGTGTTCGTCCTGGATTCGCTGCCCGCGCTGCGGGCGCGTCCCGCGAGCCACGCGCCGGCGGAGGTGCATCCGTGA
- a CDS encoding transglycosylase SLT domain-containing protein — protein sequence MAVVRSLYERQSLVLVRHLYERMRRRTLLYRWLAVAAAVAAIGIGVRLYVVNRRIETIRRQAADVFYRMKTLELEVAHLQPGTAERKEYADQRARLEGVYADWNGQLDKASSDPGDVRAIRAAVARLGEAPMLVSDGFISDVRQRVAQWRRTSEFSSALRTATDRGYPALIESVLTANSLPRDLVYLGFQESRFRPAAVGPDTRFGIAKGMWQLLPSTAREYGLRVGPLVGQPRYDPRDQRYDVALATKAAVKYMGDLYMVDAQGSGLLVMASYNAGQTLVRRLLLSLPATPQDRNFWQVLEHHRDDIPDETYGYVVGIVAAAAAAADPQAFGLRGL from the coding sequence ATGGCGGTCGTGCGCTCGCTGTACGAGCGCCAATCCCTGGTGCTGGTGCGCCACCTCTACGAGCGCATGCGCCGGCGCACCCTCCTCTACCGCTGGCTGGCGGTCGCCGCTGCGGTCGCCGCGATCGGCATCGGCGTGCGGCTGTACGTCGTCAACCGCCGCATCGAGACGATCCGCCGCCAGGCCGCCGACGTGTTCTACCGCATGAAGACGCTGGAGCTCGAGGTGGCGCACCTGCAGCCCGGCACGGCCGAGCGCAAGGAGTATGCGGACCAGCGCGCCCGCCTGGAGGGCGTGTACGCGGACTGGAACGGCCAGCTCGACAAGGCGAGCAGCGATCCCGGCGACGTGCGGGCCATCCGCGCGGCCGTCGCGCGGCTCGGTGAGGCGCCGATGCTCGTGTCGGACGGCTTCATCAGCGACGTACGCCAGCGCGTGGCGCAGTGGCGCCGCACCTCCGAGTTCAGCAGCGCCCTGCGCACGGCGACCGACCGCGGCTACCCGGCGCTGATCGAGTCGGTGCTGACCGCGAACAGCCTGCCCAGGGACCTCGTGTATCTCGGCTTCCAGGAGAGCCGCTTCCGGCCGGCGGCCGTCGGCCCGGACACGCGCTTCGGCATCGCCAAGGGAATGTGGCAGCTGCTGCCGTCGACGGCGCGGGAGTACGGCCTGCGGGTGGGGCCGCTGGTGGGCCAGCCGCGCTACGATCCGCGCGACCAGCGGTACGACGTCGCCCTCGCGACCAAGGCCGCGGTGAAGTACATGGGCGACCTCTACATGGTGGACGCCCAGGGGTCCGGGCTGCTGGTGATGGCGAGCTACAACGCCGGCCAGACGCTGGTCCGGCGCCTGCTCCTTTCCCTCCCAGCCACGCCGCAGGACCGCAACTTCTGGCAGGTGCTCGAGCACCACCGCGACGACATCCCCGACGAGACGTACGGCTACGTCGTGGGCATCGTCGCCGCAGCGGCCGCGGCCGCCGATCCCCAGGCGTTCGGCCTGCGGGGACTGTAG
- a CDS encoding AAC(3) family N-acetyltransferase codes for MLKALKERLLPGGARRSWNRWRNRFLRRVTARRLAGDLRRLGLAEGDLVCVHSSLSGVGYLVRGADTVIEALCAAVGERGTVMMPTFSGGDSTYRYVKSGPPPFDAAVAPVTTGTLPDRFRTWPGVRRSLHPTHSVAARGPLAERLLEGHERSETPFGDATPYARLEALGGKVLLLNSNANSLLHRVQEAMDWPNHYRPERYDLQVVAPDGLRTVRTAVHGPGFFQRVVLPGREEGEWRTLHMPWYGLQFMLPEAEGGELERLHPDAAQRLAERRAWLEREGIVRFGRVGYAPAALLDAARYGRRIADDLRAEVAAHPSCYEPARMEALAAARSPH; via the coding sequence GTGCTGAAGGCGCTCAAGGAGCGCCTGCTGCCGGGGGGGGCGAGGCGCAGCTGGAACCGGTGGCGCAACCGGTTCCTCCGTCGCGTGACGGCCCGCCGGCTGGCCGGCGACCTCCGGCGCCTCGGTCTGGCCGAGGGCGACCTCGTCTGCGTGCACAGCTCGCTGAGCGGCGTGGGGTACCTGGTGCGCGGCGCCGACACCGTGATCGAGGCCCTGTGCGCCGCGGTCGGCGAGCGGGGCACTGTGATGATGCCCACCTTCTCGGGCGGCGACAGCACGTACCGCTACGTGAAGAGCGGCCCGCCGCCGTTCGATGCTGCGGTCGCGCCCGTCACCACCGGGACGCTCCCGGATCGGTTCCGGACGTGGCCGGGCGTCCGGCGCAGCCTTCACCCCACGCACTCGGTGGCCGCCCGGGGCCCGCTCGCCGAGCGGCTGCTCGAAGGCCACGAGCGGTCGGAGACCCCGTTCGGCGACGCGACGCCGTACGCCCGACTCGAAGCCCTGGGTGGCAAGGTCCTGCTGCTCAACAGCAACGCCAACAGCCTGCTGCATCGGGTGCAGGAAGCGATGGACTGGCCGAACCATTACCGCCCGGAGCGGTACGATCTCCAGGTGGTCGCCCCCGATGGCCTGCGCACGGTGCGTACCGCCGTCCACGGCCCCGGATTCTTCCAGCGGGTGGTGCTGCCGGGCCGGGAGGAAGGCGAGTGGCGGACCCTCCACATGCCCTGGTACGGCCTGCAGTTCATGCTCCCGGAGGCCGAGGGTGGGGAGCTGGAGCGGTTGCATCCGGACGCCGCCCAGAGGCTGGCCGAGCGCCGGGCGTGGCTCGAGCGGGAGGGCATCGTCCGCTTCGGCCGGGTGGGATACGCGCCCGCGGCGCTGCTGGACGCCGCGCGGTACGGCCGCCGCATCGCGGACGACCTGCGCGCCGAGGTCGCCGCCCACCCCTCGTGCTACGAGCCGGCGCGCATGGAAGCGCTGGCGGCGGCACGGAGCCCGCACTAG